A region from the Lolium perenne isolate Kyuss_39 chromosome 4, Kyuss_2.0, whole genome shotgun sequence genome encodes:
- the LOC127295246 gene encoding uncharacterized protein, translated as MGKKSDHRKAEAKLRAEAEAALKLEFDGRHEEAIARVDDLAARHEESAPVLHLAANVHDAAANRAYRAGDDDASARHYRTARGYLIKARELVPNCISISNFLAKVLFRSGEVDEAEKVAREAVGIADPVDPAKNNVAYASRAANTTRDQRVLNCRNLARQTLGEIGRSGLPARVSEVLKLDTGAHDGSREALTKAKELAKSYPSSSRAQLLFAHMQLQRVRLLHPDMDRRGFLDRIRADVKQAIASTFGNSLVFAMFHAKLCFVLGLYADAHFECVRAFDMPEPVDPRLEDVPPRSVQGDTLELRLRSVDEELGRLVNKLFSVADAFRCSMARDRQAGFLSLGLLQLQDYYHQNFGSYQWAVAQTISDALTFVSQNRSWRFWICPFCAGNKLPNTDSLLEHINSKHLRKLRSLFGSVLPQYFIEDDVLDDITIYQDSEGHHFFRFNNKDYVFACLSVPTQELSIAGVQDKICQRGKEILQDIEVKLKSLPADELSAEFDTACSEIQHLWDAFLRNSFLDYRILIKKLARPFIWTKLLQSLSEDKAASKISNADIDVIFPNVVDVREVHAEDNVGRLEIHPNSSIADVQSGAAGLKYVPSNANENSASNLLGIHL; from the exons ATGGGCAAGAAGAGCGATCACAGGAAGGCGGAGGCGAAGCTgcgcgcggaggcggaggcggcgctgAAGCTCGAGTTCGACGGCCGCCACGAGGAGGCGATCGCGCGCGTCGACGATCTCGCGGCCAGGCACGAGGAATCCGCTCCCGTGCTCCACCTCGCGGCCAACGTccacgacgccgccgccaatcgcgCCTACCGCGCGGGCGACGACGACGCTTCGGCGCGACACTACCGCACGGCGCGCGGCTACCTCATCAAGGCCAGGGAGCTGGTCCCCAACTGCATCTCCATCTCCAACTTCCTAGCGAAGGTGCTCTTCAGGTCCGGCGAGGTCGACGAGGCGGAGAAGGTGGCACGTGAAGCCGTCGGGATCGCCGACCCCGTCGACCCGGCGAAAAACAACGTCGCCTACGCCTCCCGTGCAGCCAACACCACCAGGGACCAGAGGGTGCTGAACTGCAGGAATCTGGCTCGCCAGACCCTCGGGGAGATTGGTCGTTCCGGATTGCCCGCCCGCGTCAGCGAGGTGCTCAAGCTCGACACCGGCGCCCATGACGGGTCGCGCGAGGCGCTCACCAAGGCCAAAGAACTCGCCAAGAGCTACCCCTCCTCGTCGCGCGCGCAGTTACTGTTCGCACACATGCAGCTTCAGCGCGTGCGCCTCCTTCACCCGGACATGGACAGGCGAGGCTTTCTGGATCGTATCCGCGCAGACGTGAAACAGGCAATTGCGAGCACCTTCGGTAACTCGCTCGTCTTCGCCATGTTCCACGCCAAGCTCTGTTTCGTCCTGGGCCTGTATGCGGATGCGCACTTTGAGTGCGTACGGGCATTCGACATGCCGGAGCCTGTTGACCCCAGGCTGGAGGACGTCCCTCCTCGTTCTGTCCAAGGAGACACGCTTGAGCTTAGGCTACGGTCTGTAGACGAGGAGCTCGGACGCTTGGTCAACAAGCTCTTTTCGGTGGCCGATGCTTTCCGGTGCTCAATGGCACGCGACAGGCAGGCCGGCTTCCTATCACTGGGACTCCTTCAACTGCAAGACTACTATCATCAAAACTTTGGAAGCTACCAATGGGCTGTGGCACAAACCATATCTGATGCACTCACCTTTGTCAGCCAAAACAGGTCATGGAGGTTTTGGATTTGCCCCTTTTGTGCTGGCAACAAGTTACCAAATACAGATTCTCTCCTGGAACACATCAACAGCAAGCACCTCCGGAAGCTTCGCTCATTGTTTGGTTCAGTGCTCCCTCAATATTTCATTGAGGATGATGTTTTGGATGACATAACCATCTACCAAGATTCAGAGGGCCACCACTTCTTCCGTTTCAATAACAAGGATTATGTATTTGCATGCTTGTCTGTTCCGACTCAAGAACTGTCAATTGCTGGAGTACAAGACAAGATATGCCAACGAGGAAAGGAGATCCTACAAGATATCGAGGTCAAGTTGAAGAGCTTGCCTGCAGACGAATTAAGCGCTGAG TTTGATACGGCTTGTTCTGAAATCCAACACCTGTGGGATGCTTTTCTCAGGAACTCTTTTTTGGATTATCGCATTCTCATCAAGAAATTGGCAAGACCCTTCATATGG ACTAAGTTATTACAATCCTTGAGTGAAGACAAAGCTGCCAGTAAGATTTCCAATGCTGATATTGATGTGATATTCCCTAATGTTGTCGATGTGCG TGAGGTTCATGCTGAAGATAATGTGGGAAGATTGGAGATACATCCAAATTCTAGCATTGCAGATGTTCAAAGTGGCGCAGCAGGCCTGAAATATGTGCCCAGCAATGCAAATGAGAATAGTGCCTCAAACCTTTTAGGTATTCACCTGTAA